Proteins co-encoded in one Hymenobacter swuensis DY53 genomic window:
- a CDS encoding 3-hydroxyacyl-CoA dehydrogenase family protein: MNVAVIGAGTMGNGIAHVFAQHGFSVALIDTNPASLDKGLATIGKNLDRQVAKGGLTADDKAATLERLTSFTSLAEGVRTADLVVEAATENVDLKLSIFRELDQHAPTAAILASNTSSISITRIAAVTKRPAQVIGMHFMNPVPVMKLVEVIRGYATSDEVTQRVMDLSRQLGKTPTEVNDYPGFVANRILMPMINEAIYSLFEGVAGVEEIDTVMKLGMAHPMGPLQLADFIGLDVCLAILRVLHDGLGNPKYAPCPLLVNMVTAGRLGVKSGEGFYSWAHGTKELVLAERFRK; encoded by the coding sequence ATGAACGTTGCCGTAATTGGCGCGGGCACCATGGGCAATGGCATTGCTCACGTTTTTGCCCAGCATGGTTTCTCTGTGGCCCTCATCGATACTAATCCGGCGTCTCTCGACAAGGGCTTGGCTACCATAGGCAAGAACCTGGACCGTCAGGTGGCCAAAGGTGGCCTTACGGCCGATGACAAAGCGGCTACTTTGGAGCGCCTGACCAGCTTTACCAGTCTGGCTGAAGGGGTGCGTACTGCGGACCTGGTGGTAGAAGCCGCCACGGAAAACGTGGACCTCAAGCTTAGCATCTTCCGGGAGCTGGACCAGCACGCACCGACAGCAGCCATTCTGGCCTCCAATACGTCGTCCATTTCCATTACCCGCATTGCGGCCGTCACGAAGCGGCCCGCTCAGGTAATCGGGATGCACTTCATGAACCCGGTACCGGTGATGAAGCTGGTGGAGGTAATCCGGGGCTATGCCACTTCCGATGAGGTGACGCAGCGCGTAATGGATTTGTCGCGCCAGCTGGGCAAAACGCCCACCGAGGTGAACGACTACCCCGGCTTTGTGGCCAACCGCATTCTGATGCCTATGATCAACGAGGCCATTTACAGCCTGTTTGAGGGCGTGGCCGGTGTAGAGGAAATTGACACGGTGATGAAGCTGGGCATGGCCCACCCCATGGGCCCCCTGCAACTGGCCGATTTCATTGGCCTAGATGTGTGCCTGGCCATTCTGCGCGTGTTGCACGACGGTTTGGGCAACCCCAAATACGCTCCTTGTCCGCTACTGGTGAATATGGTAACGGCGGGCCGCCTGGGCGTGAAGTCCGGCGAAGGGTTCTATTCCTGGGCCCACGGCACCAAAGAGCTGGTGCTGGCCGAGCGGTTTCGCAAGTAA
- a CDS encoding 2,3,4,5-tetrahydropyridine-2,6-dicarboxylate N-succinyltransferase, protein MSELQNLIEAAWADRSLLQQAATTEAIQHVIEELDKGRLRVAQPATDREGGWLVNDWVKKAVILYFPIRQMETIEVGPFEFRDKMRLKTNYEQQGVRVVPPAVARYGAYLAPGVILMPSYVNIGAWVGEGTMVDTWATVGSCAQIGAGVHLSGGVGIGGVLEPVQAAPVIIEDGAFVGSRSILVEGCFVGKEAVIGAGVTITGSTKIIDVTGPEPVEYKGTVPARSVVIPGSYTKHFPAGDYQVPCALIIGQRKPSTDLKTSLNDALREHNVAV, encoded by the coding sequence ATGTCTGAACTGCAAAACCTGATTGAAGCCGCCTGGGCCGACCGGAGCCTGCTCCAGCAAGCCGCCACCACTGAGGCCATCCAGCACGTAATTGAAGAGCTCGATAAAGGCCGCCTGCGCGTGGCCCAGCCCGCCACTGACCGGGAAGGCGGCTGGCTGGTAAACGACTGGGTGAAGAAGGCGGTTATCCTGTACTTCCCCATTCGCCAGATGGAAACCATTGAGGTAGGACCGTTTGAATTCCGGGACAAAATGCGGCTCAAAACCAACTACGAGCAGCAGGGCGTGCGCGTGGTTCCCCCAGCCGTGGCCCGCTACGGTGCCTATCTGGCCCCCGGCGTTATTCTGATGCCGAGCTATGTTAACATCGGGGCCTGGGTAGGTGAGGGTACGATGGTGGACACCTGGGCTACTGTGGGCTCCTGCGCCCAGATTGGGGCGGGCGTGCACCTGAGCGGGGGTGTAGGCATTGGCGGCGTACTGGAGCCGGTGCAGGCTGCGCCGGTTATCATCGAAGACGGAGCCTTCGTGGGTTCGCGCAGCATTCTGGTGGAAGGCTGCTTCGTGGGCAAAGAAGCCGTCATCGGGGCAGGTGTGACCATCACGGGCAGCACCAAAATCATTGACGTGACGGGCCCCGAGCCAGTGGAGTACAAAGGCACGGTGCCGGCTCGCTCGGTGGTGATTCCGGGTTCCTACACCAAGCACTTCCCGGCCGGCGACTACCAGGTGCCCTGCGCGCTCATCATCGGGCAGCGCAAGCCCAGCACCGACCTCAAAACTTCACTCAACGACGCGTTGCGCGAGCACAACGTAGCCGTATAA
- the msrA gene encoding peptide-methionine (S)-S-oxide reductase MsrA, protein MEQATFGGGCFWCTEAVFQNLKGVEKVVSGYTGGRIANPTYKEVCSGLTGHNEVIQITYDPAVISYEELLEVFWKTHDPTTLNRQGNDAGTQYRSGIYAHNAEQQHTAEAYKQKLTEANAFSGPITTEILPLAAFYPAEAYHQNYYNLNGSQPYCQFVVKSKVDKVKAVFGDKLKV, encoded by the coding sequence ATGGAACAAGCAACATTTGGCGGCGGCTGCTTCTGGTGCACCGAAGCCGTATTTCAGAATCTGAAAGGCGTAGAAAAAGTAGTATCGGGCTATACCGGCGGGCGCATCGCCAACCCCACGTATAAGGAGGTGTGCAGCGGTCTGACGGGCCACAACGAGGTTATTCAGATTACCTATGACCCGGCCGTTATCAGCTACGAGGAGCTGCTGGAGGTATTCTGGAAAACCCACGACCCTACTACCCTCAACCGACAAGGCAACGATGCCGGCACCCAGTACCGCTCAGGCATTTACGCCCACAACGCGGAGCAGCAGCACACAGCCGAAGCCTATAAGCAGAAGCTCACTGAGGCCAACGCCTTCAGCGGCCCTATTACCACCGAAATTTTGCCCCTGGCCGCGTTTTACCCCGCTGAAGCATACCATCAGAATTACTACAACCTCAACGGTTCTCAGCCCTACTGCCAGTTTGTGGTAAAAAGCAAAGTAGATAAGGTGAAAGCTGTATTTGGTGACAAGCTGAAAGTGTAG
- a CDS encoding lmo0937 family membrane protein — protein MGNLLYIIAVILIIIWALGFFGVMGAGIAGNGLIHILLVIAIIAILLRVIRGGRVV, from the coding sequence ATGGGCAATCTACTGTACATCATCGCCGTCATTCTGATCATCATCTGGGCCCTGGGCTTCTTCGGTGTAATGGGCGCGGGTATTGCCGGTAACGGCCTGATTCACATTCTGCTGGTTATTGCCATTATTGCTATCCTGCTGCGTGTTATCCGCGGTGGTCGGGTAGTATAA